In Cryptomeria japonica chromosome 10, Sugi_1.0, whole genome shotgun sequence, a genomic segment contains:
- the LOC131066603 gene encoding flavonol synthase/flavanone 3-hydroxylase yields MAAVRVQSIAMGGIEAIPSQFIRANHERPALNAPSAKIPLIDMSKLDASPDLLQQTVAEIGSAAQEWGIFQVVNHGVSEDLIRRLQAVGKEFFDLPQEEKETYANNAEEGNLEGYGTKLAHNIEGKLGWTDYYFHLLWPPSRQNFNTWPRRPSSYREVCEEYGREIMGVVDKLLSALSINLGLQECSLKEAIGGENMEMEMKINYYPPCPQPELALGVVPHTDMSALTLLVSNQVPGLQVHKDSNWVAVDYVPNAIIVHIGDTLQILSNGKYKNVFHRSVVSKDKVRMSWPVFCIPPGNKVLAPMKELLDDHSPALFAAKTFADYRRCKINKVDK; encoded by the exons ATGGCAGCAGTTCGAGTGCAATCCATTGCGATGGGTGGAATAGAGGCAATACCTTCTCAGTTCATCAGAGCCAACCATGAGAGGCCTGCTCTCAATGCTCCTTCTGCCAAAATTCCGCTCATAGACATGTCCAAGTTAGATGCATCACCTGATCTACTCCAACAAACGGTTGCAGAAATAGGAAGTGCAGCTCAGGAGTGGGGAATATTTCAAGTGGTGAATCATGGAGTTTCAGAAGATTTGATCCGACGCTTGCAAGCCGTGGGAAAAGAGTTCTTCGATCTTCCTCAGGAAGAAAAGGAAACGTATGCCAACAATGCCGAGGAAGGCAATCTTGAAGGCTATGGCACTAAACTGGCACACAATATTGAGGGAAAGCTGGGGTGGACTGACTACTATTTCCATCTACTGTGGCCTCCTTCCCGCCAGAATTTTAATACCTGGCCTAGACGCCCTTCTTCTTACag AGAGGTATGTGAAGAATATGGGAGAGAGATTATGGGCGTGGTAGATAAGCTGCTTTCTGCTCTTTCTATCAATCTTGGGCTGCAAGAATGTTCATTGAAGGAAGCGATTGGTGGGGAAAATATGGAAATGGAGATGAAGATAAATTACTATCCGCCCTGTCCTCAGCCGGAGCTCGCTCTGGGAGTTGTCCCTCACACTGACATGAGCGCTTTAACTCTGCTTGTATCGAACCAAGTTCCTGGACTACAAGTTCACAAAGACTCTAACTGGGTTGCTGTTGATTATGTTCCAAACGCCATTATCGTCCACATCGGCGATACACTACAG ATATTGAGCAATGGCAAGTACAAGAACGTTTTTCACAGGAGCGTGGTGAGCAAAGACAAGGTTAGAATGTCATGGCCAGTGTTTTGCATTCCTCCCGGGAATAAAGTACTAGCCCCCATGAAAGAGTTGCTCGATGATCACAGTCCTGCCTTGTTTGCTGCCAAAACATTCGCAGACTACAGACGTTGCAAGATAAACAAGGTCGACAAATAA